One window of the Neorickettsia findlayensis genome contains the following:
- a CDS encoding ferredoxin family 2Fe-2S iron-sulfur cluster binding protein: MSKALKITFVEPDGKEHCCTAHEGETVLTVAHRNGIDLEGACEGSLACSTCHVIVEPQWFDKLPPISDDEDDMLDLAFGLSATSRLGCQIVMNERIDGIKVKLPSATRNIK; the protein is encoded by the coding sequence ATGTCGAAGGCGCTAAAAATAACTTTCGTTGAACCGGATGGCAAAGAGCATTGTTGTACTGCTCATGAAGGGGAAACTGTTCTCACGGTGGCACACAGAAACGGTATTGACTTAGAGGGCGCATGTGAAGGTTCTCTTGCGTGTTCTACTTGTCACGTGATAGTTGAACCACAATGGTTCGACAAACTGCCTCCTATCTCCGACGATGAAGATGACATGCTAGACCTTGCGTTCGGTCTATCTGCTACGTCAAGATTGGGCTGCCAAATCGTAATGAATGAGCGTATAGATGGGATTAAAGTGAAGCTTCCAAGCGCGACAAGAAATATAAAGTAA